The sequence ATATACACTTGATTATGTGCAGCATATATTCACAGATTTTGACGAATTGGCAGGCGATCGCGTCTCTGCAGATGATAAAGCCATCGTCGGCGGCATAGCGCGTCTAGATTCGCGGCCGGTAATGATCATTGGCCACCAGAAAGGGCGGGACACAAAAGATAAAATCTACCGCAACTTTGCGATGCCGGCACCTGCCGGTTATCGCAAGGCGCTGCGGCTGATGGAGATGGCAGATCGGTTCAATTTACCTCTGCTAACTTTTATTGATACACCTGGTGCTTACCCGGGTGTCGAGGCTGAAAAAAACGGCCAGTCAGAGGCGATTGCGAAAAACCTGCGTGAAATGTCTGGCCTAAGAATCCCGGTTATTTGCACTGTGATAGGCGAGGGTGGTTCCGGCGGTGCACTAGCGATTGGTGTTGGCGATAAGGTCAACATGCTGCAGTACAGCATATATTCAGTGATTTCCCCGGAAGGTTGCGCCACCATTCTGTGGAAAAGCGCCGATCAAGCACCTATCGCTGCCGAAGCTATGTGTATTATTGCCAAGCGTTTAAAAGAGCTGGATATTATCGACAACATCGTCCTAGAGCCTCTAGGTGGTGCACACCGCGATTTGCCGGCTATTGCAGCTACTCTTAAAACGAGGCTGCTGGTTGATTTGGCAGAGCTTGACGGTTTAAAAGTAGAAGAATTACTCAACCGCCGTTATCATCGTTTGATGAGTTATGGTTATTGCTGAGCTGATTGTACAGATTGATGCCAGCAGTGCTGATGCAAAAACCAAGCCTGGGTTCATGGTTGGATGGATATAGATTGACCAAACTTAATTGGTGGAGCTAAGCGGAATTGAACCGCTGACCTCTTGCATGCCATGCAAGCGCTCTACCAACTGAGCTATAGCCCCAGTTCTATCTAGTTAGTAGAACTGTATGATATTAATCATACCAACTGTTGTCAACGAAGAAATGTGCTAAACTGGTAACATGTTGAAAAAAGTCCCAAGCCAAGCTAAATGGTCCTGGATGATTGTTGGTCAATAAAGCCTAGTGCAAAAGCGATACGCTCTAGAGACCGCGATTGACCAATCGCATGAATGGTGACGTCAAGAGCAGGTGACTTACCGGCGCCAGTTACCGCAACACGCAGCGGCATACCAATTTGGCCCATACCAATCTGCAATTCTGCCGCCGTTTGTTCGATGGCACCATGCACTGAGGCTGGCGTCCATTCCACAATGTTCTCCAGTTTAACACGCACCGCTTGCAGCACCGGCGCAGCAAGCGGGCGTAAATGATTATTGGCTGCTTCTACATCAAATTCACAGAAATCCTCGTAGAAATAGCGGCATCTAACTGCCATATCCTTCAGGGTTTTGCAACTTTTGCCCAATATTTGTACTAGCTCTGCCAATTTAGGTCCGGTGCTAGTATTAATTACTTGCTGCTCAATATGCCACATGAGATGAGTAGCGACGTATTCGGCGGGCAAATGATTGATGTAATAGTGATTGTACCACAGCAGTTTTTTGGTATTGAACGTGCTGGATGATTTACTTACTGCAGTGAGGCTGAACAGCTGCTTCATTTCGTCAACGCTGAAAATTTCCTGGTCACCATGGGACCAACCAAGGCGCAACAGATAGTTCAGCAGTGCTTCTGGCAGAATGCCGTCATCGCGATACTGCATAATACCAACCGCGCCATGGCGTTTAGATAGTTTGCAACCGTCGGCGCCCAAAATCATCGAAACATGGGCATAATCAGGCACCGGCGCGCCCAAAGCTTTAAGAATATTGATCTGCCTGGGCGTATTATTGATATGGTCCTCACCGCGGATCACATGAGTAATAGCCATATCGAAATCATCGATTACTACGCATAAATTATAGGTTGGTGAGCCATCGGTGCGGCGGATGATTAGATCATCCAGCTCCTTGTTCTTGAATTCGATAGGTCCGCGAATAAGATCATGAAAGATGACCGAACCGTCCGGCGGATTGCTAAAACGCACAACGTATGGTTCATCAGAGGGGTGATGGTTATGGACGTAGCTGTAACGACAGCGTCTATCGTAACAAGGTTTCTCGCCAAGGGCTATCTGAGCCTCACGTAACGTTTCCAGTCGCTCTTTTGAGCAATAGCATTTATAGGCTGTACCTTTTGATAGCATGTTTTCAATGACGGTGTTATAACGGTCGAAACGTGTTGTCTGAAC is a genomic window of Candidatus Moranella endobia PCIT containing:
- the gltX gene encoding glutamate--tRNA ligase; the protein is MKIKTRFAPSPTGYLHLGGARTALYSWLFAHNTGGKFVLRIDDTDLERSTQPAIEAIMDSMTWLNLDWDEGPYVQTTRFDRYNTVIENMLSKGTAYKCYCSKERLETLREAQIALGEKPCYDRRCRYSYVHNHHPSDEPYVVRFSNPPDGSVIFHDLIRGPIEFKNKELDDLIIRRTDGSPTYNLCVVIDDFDMAITHVIRGEDHINNTPRQINILKALGAPVPDYAHVSMILGADGCKLSKRHGAVGIMQYRDDGILPEALLNYLLRLGWSHGDQEIFSVDEMKQLFSLTAVSKSSSTFNTKKLLWYNHYYINHLPAEYVATHLMWHIEQQVINTSTGPKLAELVQILGKSCKTLKDMAVRCRYFYEDFCEFDVEAANNHLRPLAAPVLQAVRVKLENIVEWTPASVHGAIEQTAAELQIGMGQIGMPLRVAVTGAGKSPALDVTIHAIGQSRSLERIAFALGFIDQQSSRTI
- the accA gene encoding acetyl-CoA carboxylase carboxyl transferase subunit alpha, whose product is MSLNFLDFEQPIADIEAQIDLLTTVNPQILDLNLDDEVRYLRAKSLALTNKIFSELGAWQITQLSRHPMRPYTLDYVQHIFTDFDELAGDRVSADDKAIVGGIARLDSRPVMIIGHQKGRDTKDKIYRNFAMPAPAGYRKALRLMEMADRFNLPLLTFIDTPGAYPGVEAEKNGQSEAIAKNLREMSGLRIPVICTVIGEGGSGGALAIGVGDKVNMLQYSIYSVISPEGCATILWKSADQAPIAAEAMCIIAKRLKELDIIDNIVLEPLGGAHRDLPAIAATLKTRLLVDLAELDGLKVEELLNRRYHRLMSYGYC